One genomic window of Nitrosopumilus sp. includes the following:
- the cobS gene encoding adenosylcobinamide-GDP ribazoletransferase → MFKEIGSVFSFLTIIPSSNATLENIAKYMYFFPIVGITIGILVGSFGFGLSFFLDPLIVSLLVVASIAIITGIHHTDGLADFADGLMVKGTKDKKLNAMKDLSTGSAGIVAIVLYIVSLIITISLTTGFDLFKAIVISEILSKFSMVLMASLGNSASLGSNSPFVIFMKDKKKLTIAFIIMIIPVIVIGETTGLVMLGVAFTLTIFLLSLSTRSFGGITGDVLGATNELTRLASLMVFVSL, encoded by the coding sequence ATGTTTAAAGAAATTGGATCTGTTTTTTCTTTTCTAACTATCATCCCATCTTCAAATGCAACATTAGAAAACATTGCAAAATACATGTATTTTTTTCCTATTGTAGGAATTACAATAGGGATTTTAGTAGGCTCATTTGGTTTTGGATTATCTTTTTTCTTAGATCCATTAATAGTTAGTTTGTTAGTTGTAGCATCTATTGCAATCATCACTGGAATTCATCATACAGATGGTTTGGCAGATTTTGCAGATGGATTGATGGTGAAAGGAACCAAAGATAAAAAACTTAACGCAATGAAAGATCTCTCTACTGGTTCTGCAGGAATCGTTGCAATTGTTTTGTATATTGTTAGCTTGATAATCACAATTTCTCTTACTACTGGATTTGATTTGTTTAAAGCAATCGTGATTAGCGAAATTTTATCAAAATTTTCAATGGTATTAATGGCAAGCTTAGGTAATTCTGCATCTTTGGGATCAAATTCACCTTTTGTGATATTTATGAAAGATAAGAAAAAACTTACAATCGCTTTCATCATTATGATTATTCCTGTTATTGTTATTGGTGAAACTACTGGGTTAGTGATGCTTGGCGTGGCTTTTACTCTTACAATATTTCTCTTATCATTGTCAACTCGTAGTTTTGGAGGAATAACAGGAGATGTGCTTGGTGCTACTAATGAATTGACAAGACTTGCTTCATTGATGGTATTTGTTTCTTTATGA
- a CDS encoding NTP transferase domain-containing protein, protein MIGLIMAGGKGTRMNLPDEKLLLRYKKPLILHVVDSLKNSNCFSKILAITSYNAPKTKKFLEETNIETFDTPGNGYVEDLNSVLKTIDDDILVTSGDLPLLDENIIQRIVDQYDPKKIWTSIVITNKFLTSLGLESNYSVKFNDQICNYTGISLVNSKKILSYEHLDEDYMIFDDKRIAFNLNSKQDYDLLSTT, encoded by the coding sequence ATGATTGGTCTAATAATGGCAGGTGGTAAAGGCACTCGCATGAACTTACCTGACGAAAAACTATTACTCCGATACAAAAAACCATTAATTCTTCATGTAGTTGATTCATTAAAAAATTCAAACTGTTTTTCAAAAATTTTAGCAATTACCAGTTATAATGCCCCTAAAACAAAAAAATTTCTAGAAGAAACTAATATTGAAACTTTTGATACTCCTGGAAATGGTTATGTAGAAGATCTGAATTCAGTGCTCAAAACTATTGATGATGATATTTTAGTTACATCTGGTGATTTACCATTATTGGATGAAAATATTATTCAAAGAATTGTTGATCAATATGATCCTAAAAAAATTTGGACCAGTATCGTCATAACTAACAAATTTTTAACTTCACTTGGACTTGAGTCTAATTATTCAGTAAAGTTTAATGATCAAATTTGCAATTATACTGGAATTTCTCTAGTTAATTCAAAAAAAATCTTATCCTATGAACATTTGGATGAAGATTATATGATATTTGATGATAAAAGAATTGCATTTAATCTAAACTCAAAACAGGATTATGACCTACTCAGCACTACCTGA
- a CDS encoding 30S ribosomal protein S27e encodes MKKDHIEIPKPSSKFQKVNCNECGEVQVVYSHTSTQVACNSCGNTISQATGSKAQINGKVSGSAE; translated from the coding sequence ATGAAGAAAGATCATATTGAAATCCCAAAGCCATCAAGCAAATTTCAAAAAGTTAATTGTAATGAATGTGGAGAGGTACAGGTAGTTTATTCTCATACATCAACACAAGTAGCATGTAATTCATGTGGCAACACAATTTCACAAGCAACAGGTTCAAAGGCTCAGATAAATGGCAAAGTATCAGGTAGTGCTGAGTAG
- a CDS encoding 50S ribosomal protein L44e, giving the protein MNIPKVIRKYCAKCKTHTEQKVSIYKAGKRRGSARGERRHAERKKGYGGQKFPKLAKPAKVTKKVTPIMTCTVCKKKYNKPGIRIKKFELVAA; this is encoded by the coding sequence ATGAACATTCCTAAGGTGATCAGAAAGTATTGTGCAAAATGTAAAACACATACTGAACAAAAGGTCTCCATTTACAAGGCAGGGAAAAGACGTGGTTCTGCAAGAGGTGAACGTAGACATGCAGAACGTAAAAAAGGATATGGTGGACAGAAATTCCCAAAACTTGCAAAACCTGCTAAAGTTACAAAGAAAGTTACTCCTATTATGACATGTACTGTTTGTAAGAAGAAATACAATAAACCAGGTATTAGAATTAAGAAATTTGAGTTGGTAGCAGCATGA